atatgtatatacaatttttagtttgttgaaatatttttatctttcAATAGTATTTACATCAAATTCCTAGCCTGAATTCAACGATATTGGGATTCAAGAGGAAGCTTCTTGTAATTGACCCGACCGGCAGCTTTGGCGGAAAACCATTAGTTAAAATCGTTGGGACGTCCGCTTTAAGCTGCAGATAAGTGTAAAGTACACATTGTAGTAAATATAAGTAACATTTATCGGTTTGGGAAGATAGGCTAATTTCAATAAAGAAATATACTCCACCTAAACCTAAACAGACCTAAAACctaaaagaaatatttaacgTCTATATGAACTCTATGTTATAAATTAACGAAATATTTTAACGAAAATACTCTATTTTTCCTGTgaaatacatttatatataatgtgcAGTTATATATAATGCGCAAGAGTATAGCGTAATAGCTATAGCCATTTGAACCAATCCAGTCTTTCCTTGACCCTATAACATAAACACCATATTGCCCAAACCATGTTTCTCAAAATTGTgaaagtaataataaaaaactaatGTATCGAttttaagaaaaaaatatgaattttaaAGAGCAtagcttttttttattgaCCGCGTCTTGACAGCAAttgcaatgaaattttttgtaaaaatcCCGAATTTTTTTTGAGGCTGTTCGAAATTGTTCGCTTTCTCATTTCGCAAACATCGACGATAATAAACCCTCCGAGTTTGATTGGCGAGAGTGTTTGGCTTGACTATTTCTGACTCTAATCAAATTGTCGCCAAATTGTCACAAAACAAATAACTAAAACATATAAATCCTTTGGGAAAACATgtatttgaaaaaaatgtCTTTATTTCTCTAAAAATCAACTGCAAAATGTACATTTTCTACAACCTTTAACTTTAAGTGCGTTAAGCAATAAATTATGTCAGTTAGTTTTGTATTACaagaaaacattttgcaaacagttttgtaaattaagaGTTTTTGATGTACAGTCTAGACTCTGTTTATGACTCGTTCGAATAGAAAAAGGTATTTGCCATGGCAATAAGTAAAGTGGTTAAATTTAAACCGTCCCACCGAATTATCGGCTTTAAGTTTTCGTAAGGCTTTTGTACTCGTAATAGTGAGAGTAATAGCAGATAGAGTAATAATAAACTGGCTGGATTGTTTCGGAACTGACTCTCGAAAAATGTCTTGGAAATGAGAGCCCGCGTACATCCATCACTTTGCCGTTAGTACCGAAAATGCTGGGATGTGCTTAGTGGGTCCTTGTTGTTACAAAAGTGAAGATTAGTTTAGGAACACccattataaataaataagtttttaCCGCTTTATAAAAGTCATAACATTAATCATGAACCCGCACAATAAGTTTGAAGATATGGTTTTAAAGCAATGGTTGGTCAGGGATGACGCACTTTTCCAAGCATGTGGGTTTTGTCTAGTTGCGGCATCTGATGACCAATCGGTGTTTATCACTTGGGACAAGTATTATTTGCTAAACATACGCTTTAAGATGCCAGAGGACAGCTGCAGGATAAAAATGACTGCTGTGCGAATTCCTGTGCCCAAAAGTGATGGAAGCTATATTAGGAGTGTGCATGCTATGAGGCACAACACGATTTTGCATATGTCGAATGGGGAGTTATACAGCTTTATCTCATTTAAAGCCCTGAGTCTTATAAAATGGCTCAGTGCAGTTCGTTGTTTAGCTATATTTGATGTGGGATTCAGCGTGATTCGAATAGAAAGTCGCCGACTGCTTCTGCAGACGTATGTTGATCTTCCTGATTGGGAAAAGGACAAGTGTACACTGCAACATACATTTGACATAACTTTTGACCAGGAGAACCTATTTCAGAGCGACTGGCAGCATAATGAATACACCCTGACAACTTTAAAAGTGACCGAAAAGGAAGAAGAGTTCGTGCGAAGTCTTTTTGGCACACACGCGGCAGAACAAAATTATGTTCACATATTCAGCATAGGTGGACATGTATTTGCGTTGGCCTATAATCTTAAAACAAGATCAGATAGTACCGGTCCTGACTATAATATCGAGCTTCTGTGCATATATGCAGCGCACGTTAAATTCATCAAACTGCTGCCAATCGAGAACctttgtttgatttttctCAGCTCTGGCAGTATAGACATTTGGTACACGTCCAGGCTCCTTTCTATAAAACAGCGTCAAATTTTTCACACAGGTTCTGAATGGCTGGACTACGATGCAACAAGTGGCAATGGCGACGTCTATTACACAGACGGGAACCAGCTGGCGCGACTGCGATTCAAGTACAACGCCCAGCTTGACGAGTGTTTTGTCTACACCTTGACGAAGCCAGTCTCCGGGATATACGGATGTTGTTGGATAGACCAAAAAGAAGAATTGTTCTGCCTGAGCGACAACAACACACTTTATTGCATTGCTTTCGGGATGTCCGAAATGAATGATCTGAGAAATTCAACGCCGAGCCTTGCAACATCATCTTTAATGAGACTGCAGCACAATGCCGAAGCCTTGCAGGAATATAAAAAACATCCCGATTCAGTTAGGCAAAAATTATATAAGGAGTATAAGCAACAACAGCTTATATCTATGATTAAAAATATCCGGAGAGTTAACGCGCCCATTAAAACGTCACTGGAATACCACCTTCAAGTACCTTTTGATATTGCCAGGGACAATGTTCTTCTGCAGGCAGCGCAGAGTCTAGATCTAGATCAAAAAAGTTCTATATACGCTGTGCTTAACGTCAGACTTATCGATAGCCGGCCCCTGTTGCAGAGGACATTTTGGAAGCTTTTGACATACTATGACAACCGCATCAACGTCCTCCTACTGCCAACAGAAATAGTtgttaataaaaaatgttgcATGGTTGTAGCGTTAAGTAAAATGAAAAACGAGCATCTGCCTCATTTTAAAATGCAGCTTCTGCAACTTGTGGAACTTAATCAGCAATCGTGTGCTGTAATTTTTCAGGTGCCGGTGGAAAGTAGTGGAAATTCATTCCGAGCTATTTTCAGTAGAAGAATAGTACCTGCGAAATACACGTCGAACAATGAGCAATTGATGCAAAGGAAGCCAAATATATCAAAAATCAGGCAGGCTAGCAGTCTTCGAAGTCAATTCACTTTTTGCAATATAGCGGATCTATTTTGCAATGCCGTTTCCATTAACAATGACtattgcaaattgcattttatagACGAAAAGTTGCACttccatttaaatggaatGCTGGAAAGTAAAGATGCTTCAGCGATTTACTATTTTAAGCAACATATTATTCTAAACTCGGATCAACTGGAACCTGCATCCAAAGAATATAACATGACCTTTCATTCAATAATGGTAAGTAAATAATTTATCTATAACCTAACATTGATCTTACAAGAAGATTTCAGAGCGACGTTGACCGATTTCGGTACCGACAATGTAACGACATCTTGGCCTGTGGAACAAATTTTGCCaatttaaagtcaaaatataaaatcatTAGAAATGACATTCATTAAGAATTTTGGGTACATCGAAACTATTCAAAAATCTTGTACATTCACTTTACTTTTTTATACACCATagttaaataaactaaatCTAAGTCTAGTTCTCTAAATCTGAATAACGTTCCAAGGCTTGTACGTGTGATATTTTAGACACCAGACCCAGATGCAAAGGTTGTCATTGTATAATTCTCTTTTCTGCATTTTCCCATCAGAACTAAGCCATGTGATTTTCGAGGAAATAGCGCAAACATTGTTGTTGTCTGAACTTTAGATGATAAATCAATCGACCAATCGACCAGCTGCAAGATAAACATGTTGtacaagaaaaaaataatgagtatATATGGTTAGGTctgaaacaaataaaatattcttaaTATGTTTTTACTGGGCTCGTTTGTATATTACACCTTTACCTACGAGCAGGTTTTTATAACTAAACAGGATTGTATTTTTTTGACTATagtaaaaaaatgttatacTTAAACATTTAAAGTTATGccgatttatttgtttaaaaaatatttatctgctgtttattaatttgattattCACAATTTGTTGATCAACGTGTATTAAACTGAACGCATTTCTGAGCTGATCACCAAACTGGTAATTTTAGACTAATACTGCTGCCGTCCGAACCATGTAGCTGAAATTGTAATCCAAACAGGGCACCTTCtcgaaatataaaaataattttcgctAAACGGAGAAATAAAACATCTTCGTTATTTAACTGGCGGACGGACAGACCAAAGACATTAGAATGGGTGGCTCTAGAGCCACCAAGTCAGAAGTTCGGAACGTGCACTTACAAAGTGCTTCTTTTTCCACAGAACAATGACAAATTTCTTTTTGTTCCACATTAAAGAAGCTTTGTTGAAGCATTCAATGGAAGGCTTCCTAGAATGCTACACTAAAAAGTATTTAGATGTAAGCTTTTGAATATgttaaggaaaataaaaactcgAAGTTCAATCGGCGATTGTTCATATTTTTACAATCGTGCAATCAATCGTTTTtcgtttatatttattttacaatgtGCTTATTTTAGAATTGTGAATATGAagataaacattttttttaaatacatatatacatacctTTTTctaacatacatacatatgtacgcacatatgtacatacaaattAAACCGAATACGTTTGAATTATTAAATGGTTCTTTTATTAGAGCCAACTGCTCTGAATTCTGGTCTGTTACGAACTAGCtacaaatcaaatttattaaGACCGCCAAGTCTTCGGTTGGAGGCAGCCGACTCAGCAGAGCGCCTAGTCAGCGGCTCGTGCCAACTGGAGTTTCATGCCCTCAACGGTCACCCAGTGCGCACATGCCCGCATCGCATTACGCTAAAGCGAAATGCGTTACTGGGCTGGGCGTCAATGTTATTGTTGGCACATCCGGTCTTCGATGGCATTTCGCCGGGTCGTTGCACCCCTCTGACTTGCTCGTGTTAACTCCTCCTTGTCTTAAGATGAAGACGTCCCCGGATTCAATGGTCTTTGACGGTTGTTGACGTTTGACTTTCAGACTGTAGATAAGAAAGATGATGACCAGTGTTATGTTGGTTGTCTGTGGTTGATGGTCGGTGAAGATGTTTAACTTCTTTAAGCCATATAGATAGTTTCTGAGATTTTGAAGTGCCCATACTATTGCGAGTAGTTCTCGTTCATTTCTTGCCATTGAAATCTCGGTTCCGCGTAACCTTCGAGAAATCATGGTGATCGGACGACCTTTCTGTGAAAGAACAGCCATAGGCCGCTTCCAAAAGCGTCAGTGGTCAAGTCAAATGAAATCTGGGTATGCCAACATGACATCCTCAGACTCCAGGGTGTTTCTTAGTTTTTCGAATGATTTTCGCTGCTCGTTGGTCAGTTCCAGTTTGACTTTCTTTGAGTGGTTTGCACAAATTTTCCGTTGTCACCTTTTAGAAGATTTGTCAGAGGTCTTGCGATGCTAGCAAACCCCTTTATGAAGCTTCTATAATAATTGGCCAATCCCAGAAATGACCTGAGACTGAACAATGTGGATGGAGGTTGAAATTCTTTTATAGCCTTAACCTTTTCAGGTGAAGTTTTAATTCCCCCTCGGGACACTATGAATCCCAAATATTCTACGTTCTCTTTAAAGAACTTAGATTTTTCTACAGACACTCTCATACCTGCATCGCAAAAAGTTTTTAGAACCGTGTTTATATCGTTGACATGACTCTCCATTGTTGTTTGGGAGAAAATAATTACGTCATTGACGTAGACATAGCAAGTTTTACTGATTTGTTCTCTCAAAACATCATCTATGGCCCGATGGAAAATACTAGGggcattttttaaaccaaaggAAAGTCTGCAGAATTCATACTTCCCGTTGCTGACCGAAAAAGCTGTCTTTTCTCGATCGCGTTCCGCGAGCTCTATTTGATGGAAGCCCGACTCCAGATCAAGAGTCGTGAAGTACTGAGCTTTTTCAATGTTCGACAGTATGGTCGATATGGATGGTATgggattattattattattaagcgGCTATTACCCCATaggttagtatgggtctgactaccatgaggtACAGCTGTGGAAAAGCTTCTATATGCTGGGATTGATCGTATGCTTAAGCTTGATATAATTGAAGAATCCGATAGCACTTGGTCTTCACCAGTAGTCTTAGTGCAAAAACCCGGAAATGTGCGGATCTGTTTGGATAGCAGATGTTTGGAAATCTTTCGGGTCAGGAATTTCGGACTGAAAGAGGCAACAGAGCTGATTCTCCAGGAGAGATGGGTTCCACCAGGATCCGAGTGCCAATATGgttcttttccatttttggCAACTGCATGACgagaaagttttttttttgacagcGTGAAGAGGGAAAATTTGAGTTATCATCGGTGCTTGATTCTAAAGGAGGGTAAGCGATTGCAAGGAAATGGAGGTCAgctaaaatacaatttaaatataatgcGGACTCGGCGCCTAATATTGACCCTAAAATTAACACGGTTAAGGCTCACACAATAAAAAGCACAATGCAAGATTGATTGATTTTCAATTGCAGAATTTTTCTTTGTCTTTGCAATTTAATGTAATTGAGAGCTCTTATTTCTTTGTTTCCTTTTTTCGTTTGTCTTTTGGCTGCAGACCGTGACATGCGCATATGGTGATCTATATCCAAAAgcaatgtattttatttttatttagttcTTGGGTGGCcaagtttaatttaattatttttcaagGAGATCATACTTTTGTATGCGTTAAGCGCGGGTAGCctgttttacaatttttaagGGGGCTTagaaattgcaaattgcatgATTATCATGATTATAGCGTTTCAAATTTTATTAAGTTTTGGTTGGCAAGTATAATAGCTGTTAAAATTGTAGTCGtcttaattatatatttttattttttaaataccTACTTGTTTACCTCTGACTAGGATGTATTCCCCGTGGTTAGCGA
This genomic stretch from Drosophila mauritiana strain mau12 chromosome 2L, ASM438214v1, whole genome shotgun sequence harbors:
- the LOC117135981 gene encoding uncharacterized protein LOC117135981 produces the protein MNPHNKFEDMVLKQWLVRDDALFQACGFCLVAASDDQSVFITWDKYYLLNIRFKMPEDSCRIKMTAVRIPVPKSDGSYIRSVHAMRHNTILHMSNGELYSFISFKALSLIKWLSAVRCLAIFDVGFSVIRIESRRLLLQTYVDLPDWEKDKCTLQHTFDITFDQENLFQSDWQHNEYTLTTLKVTEKEEEFVRSLFGTHAAEQNYVHIFSIGGHVFALAYNLKTRSDSTGPDYNIELLCIYAAHVKFIKLLPIENLCLIFLSSGSIDIWYTSRLLSIKQRQIFHTGSEWLDYDATSGNGDVYYTDGNQLARLRFKYNAQLDECFVYTLTKPVSGIYGCCWIDQKEELFCLSDNNTLYCIAFGMSEMNDLRNSTPSLATSSLMRLQHNAEALQEYKKHPDSVRQKLYKEYKQQQLISMIKNIRRVNAPIKTSLEYHLQVPFDIARDNVLLQAAQSLDLDQKSSIYAVLNVRLIDSRPLLQRTFWKLLTYYDNRINVLLLPTEIVVNKKCCMVVALSKMKNEHLPHFKMQLLQLVELNQQSCAVIFQVPVESSGNSFRAIFSRRIVPAKYTSNNEQLMQRKPNISKIRQASSLRSQFTFCNIADLFCNAVSINNDYCKLHFIDEKLHFHLNGMLESKDASAIYYFKQHIILNSDQLEPASKEYNMTFHSIMSDVDRFRYRQCNDILACGTNFANLKSKYKIIRNDIH